The following proteins come from a genomic window of Larimichthys crocea isolate SSNF chromosome III, L_crocea_2.0, whole genome shotgun sequence:
- the rorb gene encoding nuclear receptor ROR-beta — protein MRAQIEVIPCKICGDKSSGIHYGVITCEGCKGFFRRSQQNNASYSCPRQRNCLIDRTNRNRCQHCRLQKCLALGMSRDAVKFGRMSKKQRDSLYAEVQKHQARLQEQRQQQTGEAEALARVYSSSLSNGLSTLNHEIGGTYANGHVIELPKGGHGNGGGVPGGYYGMDSTQPSPDQSGLDMSGMKHIKQEPVYDLTPVPNLFSYGGYQDSQLGPNNVSMGELDRIAQNIIKSHLETCQYTTEELQQLAWQTHSYEEVKMYQNKPRDVLWQQCAIQITHAIQYVVEFAKRISGFMELCQNDQILLLKSGCLEVVLVRMCRAFNPLNNTVLFEGKYGGMQMFKALGCDDLVGAVFDFAKSLCSLQLTEEEIALFSAAVLISTDRPWLMEPRKVQKLQEKIYFALQHIMQKNHMDEDALAKLISRIPTLSALCTLHTEELQAFQQLHPETVNVLFPPLYKELFNPDPNSAMVMPK, from the exons CCCAAATCGAAGTTATACCATGCAAAATCTGCGGAGACAAATCTTCAGGTATCCACTATGGAGTCATAACGTGTGAGGGATGTAAG GGTTTCTTCAGACGGAGTCAGCAGAACAATGCATCCTACTCCTGCCCCCGCCAGAGGAACTGCCTCATCGACAGAACAAATCGCAACCGCTGCCAACACTGCCGCCTGCAGAAATGCCTCGCCCTAGGAATGTCCAGAGATG CGGTAAAGTTTGGCCGCATGTCCAAGAAGCAGCGTGACAGCCTGTACGCAGAGGTCCAGAAGCACCAGGCGCGACTGCAggagcagcggcagcagcagacCGGCGAAGCCGAAGCTCTGGCACGTGTTTACTCGTCCAGCTTATCCAACGGACTGTCCACCCTTAACCATGAGATTGGGGGCACTTATGCCAATGGTCATGTCATTGAGCTGCCCAAGGGTGGCCATGGTAACGGAGGCGGAGTCCCAGGGGGATACTATGGGATGGATTCCACCCAGCCGTCTCCAGACCAGTCAGGTTTGGACATGTCGGGCATGAAACACATTAAGCAGGAGCCGGTGTATGACCTGACGCCAGTACCCAACCTGTTCAGCTACGGAGGCTACCAGGACAGTCAGCTGGGACCCAATAATGTCAGCATGGGAGAGCTGG ACCGCATCGCTCAAAATATCATCAAGTCCCACTTGGAGACATGTCAGTACAcaacagaggagctgcagcagctcgcCTGGCAGACACACTCCTACGAAGAGGTCAAGATGTACCAGAACAAG CCCCGGGACGTGCTGTGGCAGCAGTGTGCCATCCAGATCACCCATGCAATCCAGTACGTGGTGGAGTTCGCCAAGCGCATCTCAGGGTTCATGGAACTGTGCCAGAATGACCAGATCCTCCTGCTCAAGTCAG GTTGTTTGGAAGTAGTCTTGGTGCGGATGTGCAGGGCGTTCAACCCTCTCAACAACACCGTGCTCTTTGAAGGGAAGTACGGAGGCATGCAGATGTTCAAAGCTCTGG GTTGTGATGACTTAGTGGGTGCGGTGTTTGACTTTGCCAAGAGTTTGTGTTCACTGCAACTGACGGAGGAGGAGATCGCTCTGTTCTCAGCAGCTGTACTAATTTCCACAG ATCGGCCGTGGCTGATGGAGCCTCGGAAAGTCCAAAAGCTCCAGGAGAAGATCTACTTTGCTCTGCAGCACATTATGCAGAAGAACCACATGGATGAAGACGCACTGGCTAAG CTGATCAGCCGAATCCCAACGTTGTCAGCCCTGTGCACGCTCCATACCGAGGAGCTCCAGGCCTTCCAGCAACTCCACCCAGAAACGGTCAATGTCCTCTTCCCTCCGCTCTACAAAGAACTCTTCAACCCCGACCCCAACTCCGCCATGGTCATGCCCAAGTGA